The Janthinobacterium lividum genome has a window encoding:
- a CDS encoding TadE family protein produces the protein MRLKQADSRIFRKQGGQGGSTLLELALITPVFLLLIIGIIELSLAYFSNMTMQHAVREGARYAVTGAKDLDPDSANQQRYQAVMQKYATVPWACMTRSAP, from the coding sequence ATGCGTTTAAAACAGGCCGATTCCCGCATATTCCGCAAGCAAGGCGGACAGGGTGGCAGCACCCTGCTTGAATTGGCCCTGATAACTCCGGTCTTTCTCCTGCTGATAATCGGCATCATCGAATTGAGCCTGGCCTATTTTTCCAATATGACCATGCAGCACGCGGTACGCGAAGGCGCCCGCTATGCCGTCACGGGGGCCAAAGACCTCGATCCCGACAGCGCCAACCAGCAGCGCTACCAGGCCGTGATGCAAAAATACGCGACAGTTCCATGGGCATGTATGACAAGGTCAGCCCCGTGA
- a CDS encoding A24 family peptidase — translation MDPHSFWTFSPAIVLWGLLAAAVWHDVRRRRIPNRLVFSGALLGVLLNSLALPGMTPAGPWLALGGLAVGLGLLLPMYAMKALGAGDVKLMAMVGAFLGPRPAVFAVLCSLLAGGVLALAVALCQGTLRQAMANARQLLLQGWLRAAAGEVPRVNAPVTPGGNLPYAIAIAAGTAIWLALAAGGYA, via the coding sequence ATGGACCCTCATTCTTTCTGGACGTTCAGCCCCGCCATAGTCTTGTGGGGGCTGCTTGCCGCGGCTGTCTGGCATGACGTGCGCCGCCGGCGCATTCCCAACCGGCTGGTGTTTTCCGGCGCCTTGCTTGGCGTGCTGCTCAACAGCCTGGCGTTGCCCGGGATGACGCCTGCCGGGCCGTGGCTGGCGCTGGGCGGCCTGGCCGTCGGCCTGGGCTTGCTGCTGCCCATGTATGCGATGAAGGCGCTGGGCGCGGGCGACGTCAAGCTGATGGCGATGGTGGGGGCTTTTCTTGGTCCGCGCCCCGCCGTGTTTGCCGTACTGTGCAGCCTGCTCGCGGGCGGCGTGCTGGCGCTGGCCGTCGCCCTGTGCCAGGGCACGCTGCGCCAGGCCATGGCGAATGCCCGGCAATTGCTGTTGCAAGGCTGGCTGCGCGCCGCGGCAGGCGAAGTGCCGCGGGTCAATGCGCCCGTCACGCCGGGCGGCAACTTGCCGTACGCGATCGCCATTGCCGCC
- a CDS encoding TonB-dependent receptor, with translation MRLSILLCSLALPLTAHVRADDVLPSVTVNAGTVDQRRNDTVAAIVVGHEELIRQGDRVLADALKRLPGISIGAPAGTGQGGQIQLRGLGQGYTLVMLDGVPVPPGFSLDSLDPELVERVEIMRAATAQFSAQAIAGSINIVLKKSGKRRERTFKLGASASHGMPAGSATVQWADKDGRLSYALAGTLAHTGRRGLLDEWNRAYDVDGRPTMVRHMPLTERVTSDTFELAPRLQWALAGEDSLAWQSLVNLRRLASRRQVAETAYLGGHTDYPDNEATFRQDSGTVRSDLHWLRKLGQGASLDMKLGLDVNHRGSDYLFQGVGAAPGPANVRRVDAGVDEVGVQTSGTYRRTLGEGHALAAGWDAGHRRRAEFRRERQLAPGGPPVLPDEDYATTVRRLALFAQDEWEVSARWSLYLGLRWESWRTASATGGAGPVDVRAQVWSPVLQSLWKLAGKDQLRLAVTRTYKAPQIFQLIPRPYLNDNGNSPANPDNQGNPALRPELAWGLDAAYEYYLGGGAEGAMLGASASLRRIDDVMLDRLYQDNGRWVATPVNHGRAQVRGIELEAKLPLTAQLAGAPALDLRANVARNWSTVDAVAGPDNRLDEQLPWSANLGADYRLASKPLTLGGNLHYQGGGLSRASKQLLAWQGARRELDLYALWKFSDQLRLRLSGANLLRQLERTRSLYADGAGSLLRTVDTRSYRTLRVMLEGSL, from the coding sequence ATGCGATTGAGTATTCTATTGTGCAGCCTTGCGCTGCCGTTGACGGCGCACGTCCGTGCCGATGATGTCCTCCCTTCCGTGACGGTCAATGCCGGCACAGTGGATCAGCGCCGCAACGACACCGTCGCCGCCATCGTCGTCGGTCACGAGGAATTGATACGCCAGGGCGACCGCGTCCTGGCCGATGCCTTGAAGCGCCTGCCCGGCATCAGCATCGGCGCGCCCGCCGGCACGGGGCAGGGCGGGCAAATCCAGCTGCGCGGGCTGGGCCAGGGTTATACCCTCGTCATGCTCGACGGCGTGCCCGTGCCGCCCGGTTTTTCGCTCGACTCTCTGGACCCGGAACTGGTCGAGCGCGTGGAAATCATGCGCGCCGCCACGGCGCAATTTTCCGCGCAGGCGATTGCCGGTTCCATCAACATCGTGCTGAAAAAATCGGGCAAGCGGCGCGAGCGCACCTTCAAGCTGGGGGCGTCCGCCAGCCATGGCATGCCCGCCGGCAGCGCCACCGTGCAGTGGGCGGACAAGGACGGGCGCCTGTCTTATGCGCTGGCCGGCACGCTCGCTCACACGGGGCGCCGGGGCTTGCTCGATGAATGGAACCGCGCATACGATGTGGATGGCAGACCCACGATGGTGCGCCATATGCCGCTGACGGAGCGCGTGACGAGCGATACCTTCGAGCTGGCACCCCGTTTGCAATGGGCGCTGGCGGGCGAAGACAGCCTGGCCTGGCAAAGCCTGGTCAACTTGCGCCGCCTGGCCAGCCGTCGCCAGGTAGCGGAGACGGCTTACCTGGGCGGCCATACCGACTATCCGGACAATGAGGCCACCTTCAGGCAGGACAGCGGCACCGTGCGCAGCGATCTGCACTGGCTGCGCAAGCTCGGACAGGGGGCCAGCCTCGATATGAAACTGGGCCTCGATGTCAACCACCGCGGCAGCGACTATCTGTTCCAGGGTGTCGGCGCGGCGCCCGGGCCGGCGAATGTGCGCCGGGTCGATGCGGGCGTGGACGAGGTGGGCGTGCAGACCAGCGGCACCTATCGCCGGACGCTGGGCGAGGGCCACGCACTGGCGGCGGGCTGGGATGCGGGTCACCGGCGGCGCGCGGAGTTTCGCCGCGAGCGCCAGCTGGCGCCGGGCGGGCCGCCTGTGCTGCCGGACGAAGACTATGCGACCACGGTGCGGCGCCTGGCCCTGTTCGCGCAGGATGAATGGGAAGTCTCCGCGCGCTGGTCGCTGTATCTGGGGCTGCGCTGGGAAAGCTGGCGTACGGCCAGCGCCACCGGTGGCGCTGGCCCCGTCGACGTGCGCGCGCAAGTGTGGAGCCCCGTGCTGCAAAGCCTGTGGAAGCTCGCCGGCAAGGATCAGCTGCGCCTGGCCGTCACGCGCACCTACAAGGCGCCGCAGATTTTCCAGCTGATCCCGCGCCCCTACCTCAACGACAACGGCAATAGCCCCGCGAATCCCGACAACCAGGGCAACCCGGCGCTGCGCCCGGAACTGGCGTGGGGGCTCGATGCGGCCTACGAGTACTACCTGGGAGGCGGGGCAGAGGGCGCCATGCTGGGCGCCAGCGCCTCGCTGCGGCGCATCGATGACGTGATGCTGGACCGGCTGTACCAGGACAACGGGCGCTGGGTGGCTACGCCCGTCAACCATGGCAGGGCGCAGGTGCGCGGCATCGAACTGGAAGCGAAGTTGCCGTTGACGGCGCAGTTGGCGGGCGCTCCCGCGCTGGACTTGCGGGCGAACGTGGCGCGCAACTGGTCGACGGTGGACGCCGTCGCCGGCCCGGACAACCGCCTCGATGAGCAGTTGCCGTGGAGCGCCAACCTGGGCGCGGATTACCGCCTGGCCAGCAAGCCGTTGACCCTGGGCGGCAATCTGCATTACCAGGGCGGTGGATTGTCGCGCGCATCGAAGCAGCTGCTGGCCTGGCAGGGCGCCCGGCGCGAACTGGATCTGTACGCGTTGTGGAAGTTCAGCGACCAGCTGCGCCTGCGCCTGTCGGGCGCCAATCTGCTGCGGCAGCTTGAGCGCACGCGCAGCCTGTATGCGGATGGCGCCGGCAGCCTGCTGCGCACGGTCGATACGCGCAGCTACCGCACGCTGCGCGTCATGCTCGAAGGCTCCCTGTAG
- a CDS encoding vWA domain-containing protein — MRIPHKRQGGQVLVMVALSAIVLVASVGLAVDSALGYFVKAKLNAAVDAASLAAARGVTAGSSEEEQRASARQSAKNFFDINYPDQFLLSTPTLHPVDVTFSKGSVTIDVSASASLPVSLMGVLGFKTLNVAASAQTIRKDLDMVLVMDTSRSLENNADAVQAAGKSFLNKFNSTVDRVGLLHFASEAQIDVPIRQIERGFDRASMTMKGGKIDQFTFVGGTNSSAGMFQARKQLNDIAQANRSSLRVIVFFSDGSPAAFSSYFPNTGDRCQTAGALATFTKLQSPALAGLYRMKVSDSLQYGDCAANQITALPAWYNATNDAARANDVALREFPIVTNTPRVVTASTASAQMQWTNVHRASRNLVEAMAAKARQEGIYVFTLGMGASLKAKEGPDNELGEDLLRCLANTTDAKAACRKPAEPVGLYCYAATDSDLSPCFTRLASAILRISK, encoded by the coding sequence ATGCGCATTCCACACAAGCGGCAAGGCGGGCAAGTACTGGTCATGGTGGCGCTGTCGGCCATCGTGCTGGTCGCCTCGGTGGGCCTGGCCGTCGATTCGGCCCTCGGCTACTTCGTCAAGGCCAAGCTCAATGCGGCTGTCGATGCCGCCAGCCTGGCGGCGGCGCGCGGCGTGACGGCAGGCAGTTCGGAAGAGGAACAGCGGGCCAGTGCGCGCCAGTCGGCCAAGAATTTTTTTGACATCAATTATCCGGATCAGTTCCTGCTGTCGACGCCGACCCTGCATCCGGTCGACGTCACGTTCAGCAAGGGCAGCGTCACCATCGACGTCTCGGCCAGCGCCTCTCTGCCCGTCTCGCTGATGGGCGTGCTCGGCTTCAAGACCCTGAACGTGGCCGCCAGCGCGCAAACCATCCGCAAGGACCTGGACATGGTGCTGGTGATGGATACGTCGCGCTCGCTGGAAAACAATGCCGACGCCGTGCAGGCGGCGGGCAAGTCCTTCCTGAACAAATTCAACTCCACGGTCGACCGGGTCGGCTTGCTGCACTTCGCTTCGGAAGCGCAAATCGATGTCCCGATCAGGCAGATCGAGCGCGGTTTCGACCGCGCCAGCATGACCATGAAAGGTGGAAAGATCGATCAATTCACCTTTGTCGGCGGCACCAATTCATCCGCTGGCATGTTCCAGGCACGCAAACAGCTGAACGACATCGCGCAGGCCAACCGCTCCAGCCTGCGCGTCATCGTGTTTTTTTCCGATGGCTCGCCTGCCGCCTTTTCCTCGTACTTCCCCAACACCGGCGACAGGTGCCAGACGGCGGGCGCGCTGGCCACCTTCACGAAACTGCAAAGCCCGGCGCTGGCCGGCCTGTACAGGATGAAAGTGAGCGATTCACTCCAGTACGGCGATTGCGCCGCCAATCAGATCACGGCGCTTCCCGCATGGTATAACGCGACGAATGACGCCGCCCGGGCCAACGACGTGGCGCTGCGCGAATTTCCCATCGTCACCAACACGCCCCGCGTCGTGACCGCTTCCACCGCCTCGGCGCAGATGCAATGGACGAATGTGCACCGCGCCTCGCGCAACTTGGTCGAAGCGATGGCGGCAAAAGCGCGCCAGGAAGGCATTTACGTGTTTACCCTGGGCATGGGCGCCTCGCTGAAAGCAAAGGAAGGACCGGACAACGAACTCGGTGAAGACTTGCTGCGCTGCCTGGCCAATACCACCGATGCGAAAGCGGCGTGCCGCAAGCCGGCCGAACCCGTGGGCTTGTATTGCTATGCGGCCACCGACAGCGACCTGAGCCCGTGCTTCACGCGGCTTGCCTCGGCCATTTTGCGCATTTCCAAGTAA
- a CDS encoding hydrolase: MPIATAQAAQKLLTPNDHTLIMIDHQSQMAFATRSIDLALLRNNAALVAKAAAEFKVPTILTTVAAKSFSGPIFEEIQSVFPEQAPIDRSSMNTWEDARIADKVNGYGKGKIVLAGLWTSVCIVGPALSALEQGFEVYVIADASGDVSDEAHAMAMQRMIQAGAQPMTSVQYLLELQRDWARSETYNETVATAVAHGGGYGLGLIYAKSMFNASEGH; this comes from the coding sequence ATGCCTATCGCCACCGCCCAAGCCGCACAAAAACTGCTGACCCCGAACGATCATACCCTGATCATGATCGACCACCAGTCGCAGATGGCGTTCGCCACCCGTTCCATCGACCTGGCCTTGCTGCGCAACAATGCGGCCCTAGTGGCCAAGGCGGCGGCCGAATTCAAGGTGCCGACGATTTTGACGACGGTGGCCGCCAAATCGTTCTCCGGTCCGATCTTCGAGGAAATCCAGTCCGTCTTCCCCGAGCAGGCGCCGATCGACCGCAGCAGCATGAACACCTGGGAAGATGCGCGCATCGCCGACAAGGTAAATGGCTACGGCAAGGGCAAGATCGTGCTGGCCGGCCTGTGGACCTCCGTCTGCATCGTCGGCCCCGCGCTGTCGGCACTGGAGCAGGGTTTTGAAGTCTACGTGATTGCCGACGCCAGCGGCGACGTCTCCGATGAAGCCCATGCGATGGCCATGCAGCGCATGATACAGGCGGGCGCGCAGCCGATGACGTCCGTGCAATACTTGCTGGAACTGCAGCGCGACTGGGCCCGCAGCGAGACCTACAACGAGACGGTGGCGACGGCCGTGGCGCACGGCGGCGGCTATGGCCTGGGCTTGATCTACGCCAAATCCATGTTCAACGCCAGCGAAGGCCATTGA
- a CDS encoding Flp family type IVb pilin — protein MNFIKNFIAEEDGVTAIEYALIAALVAAALVTAVGYFTTGLDGAFKAIGTKLTGAAI, from the coding sequence ATGAATTTCATTAAAAACTTTATCGCCGAAGAAGATGGTGTGACTGCCATCGAATATGCGTTGATCGCTGCGCTGGTGGCTGCGGCGCTGGTAACGGCCGTCGGCTATTTCACCACCGGCCTCGATGGCGCCTTCAAGGCGATCGGCACCAAGCTGACGGGCGCGGCGATTTAA
- a CDS encoding M23/M56 family metallopeptidase: protein MLLFSLTLLQASAACLVTGPLLWAMLSLAQRRWPALAAQRSVWLGAQLVLAAVFVLPLLPDTRQLSVVPELSVPVFLASAAPDVPKAMAAPTAGLPSAAAWLALVPPAWGLIYVLGVACAAWRWQRGHAMVRTLLQLARRRRLHGMDVLEVDAPISPMLVGVWRPRLLLPAHLAQFTPEQQQLVIAHELTHARRRDPLLLLLASMLQALLWFNPAARWLAGQLAWAQELGCDRQVLAGRAPRQHQQYAAALVKQLGLQAQPLPGLAFGGGRMAERLLRMRDGQGRPPVALRALMALLLCAIGAASLVLQPTLAWAVAATPVAALTGPATAQATWRNPLDSMRVTGFFGVVRQLTPQGHSGIDLGARRGTPVHAAADGIASVSVDARLGKAVRIDHGAGIESLYAHLDRVTLTTGMAVTAGQAVGTVGATGLATGPHLHFQVTRDGRLQDPQQWLADLDANATTRALRMRKEQFGR from the coding sequence ATGCTGCTGTTTTCTCTCACGCTGTTGCAGGCCAGCGCCGCCTGTCTCGTGACCGGCCCGCTGCTGTGGGCAATGCTGAGCCTGGCGCAGCGGCGCTGGCCCGCGCTGGCGGCGCAGCGCAGCGTGTGGCTGGGCGCCCAGCTGGTGCTGGCCGCCGTGTTTGTGCTGCCGCTGCTGCCCGACACGCGGCAGCTGAGCGTGGTGCCCGAGTTGAGCGTGCCCGTTTTCCTGGCCAGTGCAGCGCCCGACGTGCCAAAGGCCATGGCTGCGCCAACTGCCGGGCTGCCATCCGCTGCTGCGTGGCTGGCCCTGGTGCCACCCGCCTGGGGCCTGATCTATGTGCTGGGCGTCGCTTGCGCGGCCTGGCGCTGGCAGCGTGGCCACGCCATGGTGCGCACCTTGCTGCAACTGGCGCGGCGCCGCCGGCTGCATGGCATGGATGTGCTGGAAGTGGATGCGCCTATCTCGCCGATGCTGGTGGGCGTGTGGCGGCCGCGTTTGCTGTTGCCGGCGCACCTGGCGCAATTTACGCCGGAACAGCAGCAGTTGGTGATCGCCCATGAGCTGACCCATGCACGCCGGCGCGACCCCTTGCTCCTGTTGCTGGCCAGCATGCTGCAGGCGCTGCTGTGGTTCAATCCGGCCGCGCGCTGGCTGGCCGGCCAGCTGGCTTGGGCGCAAGAGCTCGGTTGCGACCGCCAGGTCCTGGCCGGCCGCGCCCCGCGCCAGCACCAGCAATATGCGGCGGCCCTGGTCAAGCAGCTGGGGCTGCAGGCGCAACCGCTGCCGGGGCTGGCCTTTGGCGGTGGCCGCATGGCCGAGCGCCTGCTGCGCATGCGTGACGGGCAGGGACGGCCACCCGTGGCCTTGCGGGCGCTGATGGCGCTGCTGCTGTGTGCGATCGGCGCGGCCAGCCTGGTGCTGCAGCCGACACTGGCGTGGGCCGTGGCAGCCACGCCGGTAGCTGCGCTCACTGGGCCGGCGACGGCGCAAGCTACCTGGCGCAATCCCCTGGACAGCATGCGTGTGACCGGCTTCTTTGGCGTGGTGCGCCAGTTGACGCCACAAGGCCATAGCGGCATCGATCTGGGCGCCAGGCGCGGCACGCCCGTGCATGCGGCGGCCGACGGCATCGCCAGCGTCAGTGTAGATGCGCGCCTTGGCAAGGCAGTCCGCATCGACCATGGCGCTGGCATCGAGTCGCTGTATGCCCATCTCGATCGGGTCACGCTCACTACCGGCATGGCCGTCACGGCAGGGCAGGCCGTCGGCACGGTGGGCGCCACAGGTCTGGCGACGGGGCCGCATTTGCATTTCCAGGTCACGCGGGACGGGCGCTTGCAGGATCCGCAACAGTGGCTGGCCGATCTCGATGCCAACGCCACCACGCGCGCCCTGCGCATGCGCAAGGAGCAGTTCGGCCGCTAG
- a CDS encoding BlaI/MecI/CopY family transcriptional regulator gives MSTPSVTELSLLKALWKDHPLSARELHARVEDELGWSFSSTRKTLERMLDKGMLLQRSVHGVLVYEANVDKVATLAAFAHDFGRRVMEIDSPLPVSMFTGSKLVDQQELAALEQLLQDWPLEGKE, from the coding sequence ATGAGCACGCCCTCCGTCACCGAGCTGTCGTTATTGAAAGCCTTGTGGAAAGACCACCCGCTGTCCGCGCGTGAATTGCACGCCAGGGTGGAAGACGAGTTGGGATGGTCATTTTCGTCCACGCGCAAGACGCTCGAGCGCATGCTGGACAAGGGCATGCTGTTGCAGCGCAGCGTGCATGGCGTGCTCGTGTATGAGGCGAACGTGGACAAGGTGGCCACCCTGGCCGCATTTGCCCACGACTTTGGCCGGCGCGTGATGGAAATCGACAGTCCCTTGCCGGTCAGTATGTTTACGGGCAGCAAACTGGTGGACCAGCAGGAACTGGCTGCGCTGGAACAGCTGCTGCAGGACTGGCCGCTCGAGGGAAAGGAATAA
- a CDS encoding response regulator transcription factor, which translates to MSTKNVIRVMLVSDHKTWLWGLEQLLAGAQPAMQVVASSTEIDGALLLARTLCPDVIVLDADLGCGGACAIDYLPQLLGNGVSRALLFSGTQDQAACGRAVRSGARAVMGKETPVKQMVDAIARLHQGELCLDPALLDSMLGVLNKPEAAPDPEEQRIARLTLKERKIVAMMVEGNGALNRAIAQRAFISEQTLRNHLTSIYSKLDVTNRLELYVYATRNRLAEPMPAE; encoded by the coding sequence ATGTCAACAAAAAATGTCATACGCGTCATGCTGGTGTCGGACCACAAGACCTGGCTGTGGGGCCTGGAGCAGTTGCTCGCCGGCGCCCAGCCGGCGATGCAGGTGGTGGCCAGCTCCACCGAGATCGACGGCGCGCTGCTGCTGGCCCGGACACTGTGTCCCGACGTCATCGTGCTCGACGCCGATCTTGGCTGCGGCGGCGCCTGCGCCATCGATTATCTGCCGCAGTTGCTCGGCAATGGCGTGTCGCGGGCATTGCTGTTCAGCGGCACGCAGGACCAGGCCGCATGCGGGCGCGCCGTGCGCAGTGGCGCGCGCGCGGTGATGGGTAAGGAAACGCCGGTCAAGCAAATGGTCGACGCCATCGCCCGCCTGCATCAAGGCGAATTGTGCCTGGATCCGGCACTGCTCGACAGCATGCTGGGAGTGCTGAACAAGCCGGAAGCGGCGCCCGATCCGGAAGAGCAGCGGATCGCCAGGCTGACGCTGAAGGAGCGCAAGATCGTTGCCATGATGGTGGAAGGAAATGGCGCGCTGAACCGCGCGATAGCCCAGCGTGCTTTTATCTCGGAGCAAACCTTGCGTAATCATCTGACATCGATCTACAGCAAGCTCGATGTCACCAACCGCCTGGAATTATATGTGTACGCCACCCGCAACCGGCTGGCCGAGCCCATGCCTGCGGAATGA
- a CDS encoding amidohydrolase has protein sequence MHANTILLNGRFHTVDRTQPLASAVAIADGKFLAVGDVEDVMRHRGPATQVIDLDGRTVIPGLNDSHLHLIRGGLNYNLELRWEGVPSLADALRMLKEQALRTPNPQWVRVVGGWTEFQFAEKRMPTLDEINAAAPDTPVFILHLYDRALLNRAALRAVGYDKNTPNPPGGEIVRDGAGNPTGLLIARPNAMILYATLARGPKLPLELQVNSTRQFMRELNRLGITSAIDAGGGFQNYPEDYAVVDELAQKEQLTIRIAYNLFTQNKGAELQDFQKWTGMLKPGDGTDFYRHNGAGEMLVFSAADFEDFLEPRPELAAGMEDELEKVVRHLVEQRWPFRLHATYDESISRMLDVFEKVNRDTPFGGLHWLFDHAETISPRNIDRVKALGGGLAIQHRMAFQGEYFVERYGADAAKATPPVQRMLDAGVPVGGGTDATRVASYNPWMALYWLVSGRTVGGLALTDAAGRLSRDTALELWTAGSAWFSSEQGKKGRISEGMLADLSVLSADYFTVPEEAIKSIESVLTMVGGKIVYGQAEFTTLAPPPIPVLPEWSPVRTVPGHYRPVARPAQTQAMLPHQCAGACGVHAHAHDRARKSAVPISDFSGFWGTLGCSCFAF, from the coding sequence ATGCACGCAAACACGATCTTGCTCAATGGCCGTTTCCACACGGTCGACAGGACGCAGCCGCTGGCGTCCGCCGTCGCCATCGCCGATGGCAAATTTCTCGCCGTGGGCGACGTTGAAGACGTGATGCGTCATCGCGGCCCCGCCACGCAGGTGATCGACCTCGATGGCCGCACGGTCATTCCCGGCCTGAACGACTCGCACCTGCACCTGATCCGCGGCGGCTTGAATTACAACCTGGAATTGCGCTGGGAAGGCGTGCCCTCGCTGGCAGACGCCTTGCGCATGTTGAAAGAACAGGCGCTGCGCACGCCGAACCCGCAATGGGTGCGCGTGGTGGGCGGCTGGACGGAATTCCAGTTCGCGGAAAAGCGCATGCCGACCCTGGACGAGATCAACGCGGCCGCACCCGACACCCCCGTCTTCATCCTGCACCTGTATGACCGCGCCTTGCTGAACCGCGCCGCCCTGCGCGCCGTCGGCTACGACAAAAATACGCCAAACCCGCCGGGCGGCGAAATCGTGCGCGACGGGGCAGGCAACCCGACCGGCTTGCTGATCGCCCGTCCGAACGCCATGATCTTGTATGCGACCCTGGCGAGAGGCCCGAAGCTGCCGCTGGAATTGCAGGTCAATTCCACGCGCCAGTTCATGCGCGAATTGAACCGCCTCGGCATCACCAGCGCCATCGACGCGGGCGGCGGCTTCCAGAATTATCCCGAGGATTACGCCGTCGTCGACGAGCTGGCGCAAAAAGAGCAGCTGACCATCCGCATCGCCTACAACCTGTTCACGCAAAACAAAGGCGCGGAATTGCAGGACTTCCAGAAGTGGACGGGCATGCTCAAGCCGGGCGACGGCACGGATTTCTATCGCCACAACGGCGCCGGCGAAATGCTGGTCTTTTCTGCCGCCGACTTCGAGGATTTCCTCGAGCCGCGCCCGGAGCTGGCGGCTGGTATGGAAGACGAGCTGGAAAAGGTCGTGCGCCATCTGGTCGAGCAGCGCTGGCCGTTCCGCCTGCACGCCACCTATGACGAATCGATCAGCCGCATGCTCGACGTGTTTGAAAAGGTCAACCGCGATACGCCGTTCGGCGGCCTGCACTGGCTGTTCGACCATGCGGAAACCATCAGTCCAAGGAATATCGACAGGGTCAAGGCGCTGGGCGGCGGCCTGGCTATCCAGCACCGCATGGCCTTCCAGGGCGAATATTTTGTCGAGCGTTATGGTGCCGATGCAGCCAAGGCCACGCCGCCCGTGCAGCGCATGCTGGACGCGGGCGTGCCCGTGGGCGGTGGCACGGACGCCACGCGGGTGGCCAGCTACAACCCGTGGATGGCGCTGTACTGGCTGGTATCGGGGCGCACCGTGGGCGGCCTGGCCCTGACGGATGCGGCGGGCAGATTGTCACGCGACACGGCGCTGGAACTGTGGACGGCGGGCAGTGCCTGGTTCTCCAGCGAGCAAGGCAAGAAGGGCCGCATCAGCGAGGGCATGCTGGCCGACCTGAGTGTACTGTCGGCCGATTATTTCACCGTGCCGGAGGAGGCGATCAAGTCCATCGAGTCCGTACTGACCATGGTGGGCGGCAAGATCGTCTACGGCCAGGCGGAATTCACGACACTGGCGCCGCCACCGATTCCCGTGCTGCCCGAGTGGTCGCCCGTGCGCACCGTGCCCGGCCATTACCGGCCCGTGGCCAGGCCGGCGCAAACGCAAGCCATGCTGCCGCACCAGTGCGCGGGCGCCTGCGGCGTGCATGCGCATGCCCACGACCGGGCGCGCAAGTCGGCCGTGCCGATTTCCGACTTTTCCGGCTTCTGGGGCACCTTGGGCTGCAGCTGCTTTGCTTTCTAG
- a CDS encoding TadE/TadG family type IV pilus assembly protein — MRIRPPAPRATRGIAAVEFAIVLPLLALLLFMVVDLSRAIQAKTILLNISREGANLASRSTSDLSGSSQNIMNALAASTPPLEMNKRGMIYITKIMGYTAQNGLRNIVLEQYRWDAGAKASGYLPASQVWQCGSWSNGTCTGIAKDEYAPTVPLMRTQLADGELIYAVETFYNFDMLFGTLKFGNSTTPVLGPNLTSMTVF; from the coding sequence ATGCGCATCCGCCCTCCCGCGCCACGCGCCACGCGCGGCATCGCCGCCGTGGAATTTGCCATCGTGCTGCCCTTGCTGGCCTTGCTGCTGTTCATGGTGGTCGACCTGTCGCGCGCCATCCAGGCCAAGACCATCCTGCTCAACATCAGCCGCGAAGGCGCCAACCTGGCTTCGCGCTCCACGTCCGACCTGAGCGGCTCGAGCCAGAACATCATGAACGCGCTGGCGGCCAGCACGCCGCCGCTGGAGATGAACAAGCGCGGCATGATCTACATTACCAAGATCATGGGCTACACGGCGCAGAACGGCTTGCGCAATATCGTGCTGGAACAGTATCGCTGGGATGCCGGCGCGAAGGCCAGCGGCTACCTGCCCGCCAGCCAGGTGTGGCAATGCGGCAGCTGGAGCAATGGCACGTGCACCGGTATCGCCAAGGACGAGTATGCGCCCACGGTGCCGTTGATGCGTACGCAGCTGGCGGACGGCGAACTGATCTACGCCGTGGAAACTTTCTACAATTTCGACATGCTGTTCGGCACATTGAAATTTGGCAATAGCACGACGCCCGTGCTGGGCCCCAACCTCACTTCGATGACGGTATTCTGA